The proteins below come from a single Halobacteriovorax sp. DA5 genomic window:
- a CDS encoding 4a-hydroxytetrahydrobiopterin dehydratase: MSTLSEKSCIPCQGGVPPLPLDEKLQLKDQIDPRWSFSNDKKRLCLELTCEKFEQPMAIANEIAKVADEQWHHPDLYISFGKLRVDLWTHKIDDLVESDFIFASKIDQILKSHKL; this comes from the coding sequence ATGAGCACATTAAGTGAAAAAAGCTGTATTCCATGTCAAGGCGGAGTTCCACCTCTTCCACTTGATGAAAAGCTACAACTAAAAGACCAGATTGATCCACGTTGGAGCTTTTCAAATGATAAGAAGCGCTTGTGTCTTGAACTAACATGTGAAAAGTTTGAGCAACCAATGGCCATTGCAAATGAAATAGCAAAGGTTGCGGATGAGCAGTGGCATCATCCTGATCTGTATATAAGTTTTGGAAAACTAAGAGTCGACTTATGGACACATAAGATAGATGATCTCGTGGAAAGTGACTTCATATTTGCGAGTAAAATCGATCAGATCCTAAAGTCACATAAGCTTTAA
- a CDS encoding NGG1p interacting factor NIF3 yields the protein MKKLVFFVPKANAEMVKNAVFDAGAGTIGNYDRCSFEVEGIGQFRPNQNATPHIGRGGELEKVVELKVETICPDNKVDEVIAALRAAHPYEEPAIDLYDLINF from the coding sequence ATGAAAAAATTAGTTTTCTTCGTACCAAAAGCAAATGCTGAAATGGTTAAGAATGCAGTATTTGATGCTGGCGCAGGGACAATTGGAAATTACGATCGCTGCTCTTTTGAGGTTGAAGGTATTGGACAATTTAGGCCAAATCAAAACGCCACCCCACATATAGGAAGAGGTGGAGAGCTAGAAAAAGTTGTAGAATTAAAAGTTGAAACAATTTGTCCTGATAATAAAGTAGATGAAGTAATCGCGGCATTAAGAGCGGCCCACCCATACGAAGAGCCAGCAATAGATCTCTACGACCTTATTAATTTTTAA
- a CDS encoding LysR family transcriptional regulator: protein MDTNKIRHFKSLVQTKNMREAAQILGISHAGLSKSIKSLEQELGVDLITKDGRGIKITQAGLRIAQEIDRLLLEEERLLQLANQEQIKVETICRIGTFEVFSTYLAPDIMTQLGDDIQVEIRELTPGKIEEAIINGNVDYGLTYIPVPHHQLDHLNIGHVQMGLYGTSKFNKQYISDKVDFDLLPFVAPLTSVNDTPTRAQGLDGWPDGRIKRFIKYRVSLLETALSISRSSLAVGYFPTFLVDLHNKNVKSEFKLHEIKISKLDSTKQPIYLVKRKEDQENRITKVLGKVLRKLK, encoded by the coding sequence ATGGATACCAATAAAATTAGACATTTCAAATCGCTTGTACAGACCAAAAATATGAGAGAAGCCGCGCAAATTCTTGGGATATCTCATGCAGGGCTTTCAAAATCAATCAAAAGCTTGGAGCAAGAGCTTGGTGTTGATCTCATTACAAAAGACGGGCGTGGTATAAAAATCACACAGGCGGGATTGCGAATTGCCCAAGAGATTGATCGACTATTACTAGAGGAAGAAAGGCTTTTACAACTGGCCAATCAAGAACAAATTAAAGTTGAAACAATTTGTCGGATTGGTACCTTTGAAGTTTTTTCTACTTACTTAGCACCAGATATCATGACTCAACTTGGTGACGATATACAAGTTGAAATTCGTGAGTTAACACCTGGAAAAATTGAAGAAGCTATTATCAATGGTAATGTTGATTACGGACTGACTTATATTCCTGTACCTCATCATCAACTTGATCATTTAAATATAGGACATGTTCAAATGGGACTATATGGCACATCAAAATTCAACAAACAATATATAAGTGATAAAGTTGATTTTGATCTTTTACCTTTTGTCGCTCCTCTTACTTCTGTAAACGACACTCCGACAAGGGCACAAGGACTTGATGGATGGCCAGATGGAAGAATCAAGCGATTTATCAAATACCGTGTTAGCTTACTAGAGACCGCCTTATCAATTTCACGCTCAAGCTTAGCTGTTGGTTATTTTCCGACTTTTCTAGTCGATCTACATAATAAGAATGTTAAAAGTGAATTTAAACTTCATGAAATAAAGATTTCTAAACTTGATTCAACTAAGCAACCAATATATCTTGTAAAAAGAAAAGAAGATCAGGAAAATAGAATTACAAAAGTACTTGGTAAAGTACTACGAAAACTTAAATAG